Genomic DNA from Triticum dicoccoides isolate Atlit2015 ecotype Zavitan chromosome 4B, WEW_v2.0, whole genome shotgun sequence:
aaaccttataaaataagagagaaaaggcataagtattgtaccataatgtgtaataacaacccataatgcaataaatatcaatataaaagcatgatgaaaaatggacgtatcatagcgCTGCTTCCTCTGCCATTTTCTGTGCGGATCTTCCTTCCACACTGGTAGGGGTTGAAGCGAGTGCAACTTCATGACATGACTTGTCAGTGACTCAATCATCGCTTCTCGTGTAGCTTCATGGAGTCAGCGTGAGAATGACCAGGACTTGTGAGGACAAGGCTGGATTGCATCAGCTGCATTGGTTTTGGCAAGAAGGGAGTCGACGGTCTTCACACAACCGTGGGAGAGCTGCCTACCTAAAAGGACACTAGCTCCTATGATGGGTTTGGTGTGTTAATGGCACTATGTTTAGAAGACTAAATATGTTTTGAATGCTTAAACAGGATAAACAAATATTTGAAATTAAACATATGGTTAGTCATCGACCCCCTAAGCAAAAAGGATAAAGAAGACGGCACACTAGTTTACTACCGATGGTTTCTCATTCTTGAGTCATACGTATGCCATGCTATAAAGAGGGGATACACCATTGATTGAGATGTGGGAATTGATGAAACAaaaccaaagccaaagccaaaataCGCACATCCCATGGAAGAGAGAGCCCATTAAGATGTTTGGGTCCCCCTGTGAGTCCTCTATGGTGAGGCTAGGAGGTGCTTCGGACTCTCTAAGTGGCCTCCGAGCAAAGCGGGTTTGCTCTTGTTTAGTCTTGGGTACTCTGAGGTGTCTCAGAGCCTTCAGGCTCTGACCCTCTGAGcagcctccgaggtgccttggacaAGAAGCAGAATGCCTCTTGCCCGGTGTTGgagatattccctagaggcaatcatgtatgacgatatttcctatgtgtttatgaataaagatagtccttggacattatcaatgatgtgtatcagcaagtacatgacttgtttgtgagagtacacattgtatgatgactgtcctaaaaggtccctagtcaaaagggttgtgtggacgtgcagccgactagactagcatatgacacggtcgatggcttggtctcactagccatggagcattggatgctaaccggataatatggacttggaaaggtctggtcgaattcgacgtagtcggatccgagtcgagataaggtccgagtcggacagacccaactatgagatgcaacgatatgtcatctgtgagtctctagtacaacatatgttctatgtcctaagacctgagctgacgcatgtactcacgatggtgacagacttgctttgggccgaccaaacgctactccgtgactgggtagttacaaaggtaggttttaggtttgtccagtcccatgctatgagacatggtcgagcaagatgggatttgcccctccgatcaggagagatatactctgggctcctcgtgtgatccgaccaggataagcatggccatgtgacaaggattatgagataatccagtttgtggtcggtatcactggaacgagaaagaggtcgggctagtacaaggatgacagtctcgccttgagcccgataacatatatcgtgaggcaaagggaacagaagtgtgacatgttgtataggttcacctaaccagcttcatagtctgcttggtggtcggcacgccttgctagaggccgctacaaaccgtgcaggtcggaggtgatccgaactgtgaccaagctgacttgaacctaaggggtcgcgcgcttaagggaagggacctacgaggtcggttcggaggacactggtcggatgtgatccgagctggacttggaatgcgaccgagtagactttgggctttaggatctgtgcaaggcccaagtgttgagcccgctatggatgcctataaatagtggaggtgcgTCACACTTATTCAGTTGACCACTTTGGCGCTGTCACTAGGTtttgcatgtgttgtgaatagccacctccactcatcgccggttgtgtgatcggacctagtagtcctccgcacgacgttcctcctgcacgcgcggataccgttagaggtggtgcacttgcgccgctccggtgaaCCTGTTCGCGGGATCCAATCGGCTACGTGGGAGACCGGCAAGGTGGAGACAACTTCGGgaacgcgctgcctcaactcttcttccgctgcacggcactgcacgtctagtggtaacagtctgtgatccatctcccgtagcatgttcctggatgttctgcatgtagaaaaaaattatatttgcagttgacccaccctaccgtagaacccaacacctGGTCGCTGACGTAGTCCTCTCGCCATTTGGCTGCCTCCTGCTTGCCACAATGCTATTTCCTCTGCTATTTTCTGTGCGGGTCATCCTTCCAAACTGGTCGGCGGTTGAAGCGAGTGTAACTTCATGGCATGACTCATTAGTGACTCTACGGTCACTTATGTTATATCTTCATAGAGTCAGTGTGAGAATGACTAGGACATGCGAGGACGAGGCTGGATTGCATCAACTACATTGGTTTTGGGAAGGAGGAAGTTGGAGATCATGAGACAACTGTGTGAGAGCGGCCTACCTAAAAGGACATCTAGGTCCTAATGGTGGCTTTGGTGTGTTAATGACACTATGTTTCAAAGACTAACTATGTTTTGAATGCTTATACAGGATAAATGAATACTTGAAATAAAGCATAAGGTTGGTGGGTGACCCCCTAAGAAAAAAGGATAAAGAAGACGACCTGCTAGTTTTCTACCGATGGTTTCTCATTTTTGAGTCGTAGGTATGCCATACTATAAAGAGGGGATACACCATCGATCGAGATGTGGGAATTGATGAACCAAAACCAAAGACAAAACTCGCACATCCCATGGAACAGAGAGCCCATTAAGATGTTTGAGTCCTCCTCTGAGTCCTCTCTAGTAAGTCTAGGAGGTCCTTCGGACCCTCCGAGCGGCTTCCGAGCTAAGTTGTTTGCTCCTGTTTAGTCTTGGGTACTCTGAGGTATCTCAGAGCCTTCAGGCTCTGACCCTCTGAGAAGCCTCCAAGGCGCCTTAGGCCGGAAACAGAATGCCTCCGTTTTCGCTCGGATGTGGCTCTGAGCACCTTGGACACTCCGACATTACCAATATGCGAGCATAATGGGAAGAGTAATGGGGGCGGGGGAACTACTTAACTAAACCTCTTATGAGTTGTATGGTACGAATTACATCTCTAGACTGGATAAGCCTTTTATGGTTCCTTCTTGCCTTTTGAGCTTTGTATAACTCATTCTTTCCAACAAGTCCTTATATTTCCAATAATCTGACCTAAAACAGGAGAATTATTGTAGAGAGGTAGTTGTGTGGATATGCATTTTTTTCACAGTTTGTGTTTCAGCTGTGACGTTGCAGGTGTGCGCAACTGGTTGTAGATGCCTGGGGGAAAAGATTGCTCAGGAGAGATGTCGTTGCGACCTGGCCTCTATGTATATCCCTTGCGGCCTTTCTGACAACTTTATGCCCTTCTTGTGTGCTTCTTGTTTTGTTTGAAGGGCCTTGGCTTTTATGGTGGATCTTTATAGCATCATGACATGTGAGGAAGTATAACCGGGTTAGTTGCAAACGGCTTAGGTACTTGAACTGCTTATCATGATCCTATTTGCATGGCAAAGTGCCTTTTGTGGTATGTGGTGCCGTGTCGGTCTTACTGTTACACGTCTATTAAGATTTTGTTTGTGTCGTTATATTTACCGTTCAATGTTGTATAGCATATGACATTATGACTCATAACATCCAGTGTTTGCGAAGTTAACTTCTGCACATGAATGATGTTCTTTTGGCGCCATTGAGATTTAAGAGTCAATCCATTTGGTCACATTGCAAAATATAGCTTAATCGAACATATTTTGCAGATTGATACAGGTTTGTGGCAGCTAGTCGAGGTGGGGAATACTCGGACGGCTCTCTGTGTAGGAGGCTGGAGCAACAAGGACGACTGCATGATGTATACATGCTACTCTAATTTCGTTAGCATAAGGATGAATCATGCAGAACATCCGGATGGTCTACTTACAGCTTTGGACAAGGACCTCATCTGCAAGGGTTTATAAAGTTCAAATATAGTTACACACGTGGTTATACCTTTTGAGTAGTGCTTTGCTTCTGCGTTTGAAATCTAAAGGGGTCGAGTCTTCTATGATTTTATTTTTCCCGATGAGCTTTCAGTTATAATGGCAGAAAATGTTGCTTGGTGAGGTTTCTATTTTTTGTTTACAGGGACTTTCCTTGTAGAAGTATGCTAATTGTCAATCACTAGCAAAAAAATTGAAAATGAGTGCATGGGGACGATTTCTCGTAGACTTGGATTGATTCAAAACTTGCTGATTAGTTTCCCAACCTCTCAAGTAATCTCAATAAATGATGGTTTGCATCTCAGTTGAAAGATGGAGTCGATCTCTGGCATCCCATGATACTAGAAATTTGAACATCAGTATGACAGTTGTCCCACAATACTCGCATTGCGGAAGTGCGGTGGGAGCGGCAGCCTGTGCCGAGCAGATAATCAATCACCCTTGACCAAAGCGCGTAGGCAATAACGTATTCCAGGACCTTCATTTGCAGCACCAATGGAGATTTTTGCACCCAACAGTACCTACTGTCTCCGTCCGATTATCGGTCCCCTTCatttttgtgctaaattttgagcatacatttaactaataaaatattgatgcacgtcaccaaaaattatatcattagatTCGTATTTGAGTATACTTCCATATGATATTATTTTTGCTATGTATAatttatattttattagttaaaattaTGATCAAAATATGGCCCTAAATACGAGGGAAACTAATAAATCAGGACGGATGTAGTATCAAATGTACAGTAAGTAGAAGTTTCTTTCGTTTTTGAGCAGGAGGACATAGGTCGATCGCGACTTGCGAGTCACAACTCCTGACTGGCGTCGTCGGTCGTGTCTTGCAGCACAGTTCAACTATGCTGTAGTGTACGTACCAATTAATTGACTGACGACGACTTGGACGGAATCTGTTGCTAACTGCTACTGTTAGTGGGATGGGTTGGAATCTTTTGCTCAGTATCATCATTCGCGCTCTTCATTTTCATTCACTCGTGTCAAAATCATTGACGGACTTGCGTTTCCGACTTGGAATGGCACACGCACAGGGCAGTGATGGTGTGATCAGTCAATCAAGCATTGTGCCTTGTGCGTAAGCAAAACCAGCCAGCCAATTGCAGGTAGGTTATGACCTCCATTCCCGTTCTTTGTCTATCAAGCATTGCGCGTAAGCAACCATGACAGTTAAGGCAGGACCTTTCTTCCTCTTCACTTGTCCCCAAGGTTCGTGCTTTTACCAATTCAAAAAGCAGCGATCGTGACCAACCAATCAACGATGAAACCCAACGCATTCTGCATATACATAACATATACGTAGAAGAACTAAACCAAACCACACCACACCACAAGCTCCAGTGAGAAAAGAGAATGGCGGCATCCGGTGCTGCTTTGTGCCTCTCCGTTgtcctgctcctcgtcgccgtctgcTGCCGCTCCGACGTCGACTTCATCTACCAGGGCTTCCAGCACGCGCCCAACCTGAGCCTGGACGGGTCGGCGTCGGTGCTGCGCGGCGGCGCGCTCCAGCTCACCAACGGCAGCGAGCGCCTCGTCGGCCACGCCTTCTACGGCTCCCCCGTGGCTCTGGGCACGCTCGACAACCAGGGAGACCTCGCGGTCACCTCCTTCAGCACGGCCTTCGTCTTCGACATCGTGACCATCGGCACCGGCGGCGGCCACGGCCTCGCCTTCGTGGTGGCCCCGTCCAGGGCGCTCCCCGGGGCGTCGCCGGAGATCTACCTCGGCGTCCTCGGGCCGACCACCAACGGAAAGGCCTCCAACCACGTCTTCGCCGTCGAGTTCGACACGGTCACCGACCTGGAGATGAAGGAGACCAACGGCAACCACGTCGGCGTCGACGTCAACAGCCTCGTGTCCAACGTGTCCGAGCAGGCCGCGTACTACACCACCGGCGCCGACGGGGAGGACAGGAAGATGCCCGTGAAGCTGGAGAGCGCACAGCAGATCCAGGCGTGGATAGACTACGACGGCGGTACCAGCTTGCTCAACGTGACCGTCGCCCCGGTGTCCGTGACTGACCGACCGCAGCGGCCGCTCATATCGACAAAGCTTGATCTCCGGTCGGTCTTCAAGGAGAACATGTACATCGGCTTTTCTTCAGCGACCGGGAAGCTCGCGAGCTCGCACTACATCCTGGCATGGAGTTTCCGGACTAATGGGCTCGCCCAGCCCATTGATCTCCGGCGGCTGCCGAAGGTCCCGAGGCAGAGAACGCCGGCTCCCAAGGTCCTCATCATCAAATTTGCCGCCGTGGCTTGTGCAGGGACACTCGCTTTGGTTGCCGCGGCGATGGTTACTGCGCTCTGGCTCCGGCATAGGGCGGCGCTCGCCGACAAGATGGAGGACTGGGAGCTAGAACACCCCCAGAGGATTCCATACATCGAGCTCTACAAGGCGACCAAGGGGTTCAAGGAGAGCGGGCTTCTCGGCTCGGGTGGTTTCGGCCACGTGTACAAAGGTGTGCTCGGACGTCGTcggtccggctccggctccggctccgcgtCCGGCGAGGAGGTGGCCATCAAGCGGATCTCCAGCGGCACCAAGCAAGGGATGAGGGAGTTCGTGGCGGAGATCTCGAGCCTCGGGCGGATGCGCCACCGTAACCTGGTGGAGCTGCGCGGGTGGTGCAAGCATGGCGATGACCTGCTCCTCGTCTACGAGTTCATGCCCAACGGCAGCCTCGACGCGCACCTGTTCGGCGGGGGCAAGGTGCTCACGTGGGCGCAGCGGCTCAGCGTCATCCGGGGCGTGGCGCGCGGCCTGCTGTACCTGCACGAGGAGTGGGAGCACGTGGTGGTGCACCGCGACGTGAAGGCTAACAACGTGCTGCTGGGCGCCGACATGGGCGCGCGGCTGGGCGACTTCGGCCTGGCACGCCTCTACGAGCACGGCGCGGCCC
This window encodes:
- the LOC119293936 gene encoding L-type lectin-domain containing receptor kinase SIT2-like; its protein translation is MAASGAALCLSVVLLLVAVCCRSDVDFIYQGFQHAPNLSLDGSASVLRGGALQLTNGSERLVGHAFYGSPVALGTLDNQGDLAVTSFSTAFVFDIVTIGTGGGHGLAFVVAPSRALPGASPEIYLGVLGPTTNGKASNHVFAVEFDTVTDLEMKETNGNHVGVDVNSLVSNVSEQAAYYTTGADGEDRKMPVKLESAQQIQAWIDYDGGTSLLNVTVAPVSVTDRPQRPLISTKLDLRSVFKENMYIGFSSATGKLASSHYILAWSFRTNGLAQPIDLRRLPKVPRQRTPAPKVLIIKFAAVACAGTLALVAAAMVTALWLRHRAALADKMEDWELEHPQRIPYIELYKATKGFKESGLLGSGGFGHVYKGVLGRRRSGSGSGSASGEEVAIKRISSGTKQGMREFVAEISSLGRMRHRNLVELRGWCKHGDDLLLVYEFMPNGSLDAHLFGGGKVLTWAQRLSVIRGVARGLLYLHEEWEHVVVHRDVKANNVLLGADMGARLGDFGLARLYEHGAAPGTTRVAGTLGYMAPELTVTSRATTATDVFSFGALLLEVACGRRPVEPGEAADVILVRWVRDCGLDGDLMRAVDPRLDGCYDAAEARLVLWLGMVCSQGRPEARPSMRQVCQFLNGEEVLPEDAVLVFSDPDSSVFPGSVLSSMTWSSSCGTMSVGSLHGGR